A stretch of DNA from Maridesulfovibrio sp.:
AAAGAGCATGACACCAAGAAAGAGAAATTGCAAAGAGAGAATGGATGGCCCATAGCCACACAGAATGAAGATGTACCCGAATCAGCAGTCCTCTCCATCCCGGTAACGAGGAACAGTTATGGTGATGCAGGTTTCATTTTTCTGATCGGACGTCTCCATGCTGATGGAATAATTCATGGTCTCCGCCATCAGCCGGGCAGAATAGGTTCCAAGACCGGTTCCAGAACTTTTACCGGAAGTAACGTATTTATGGAAGAACGTGTCTCGTATTTCCGGTGGAACAGCGCCTTTGTTGCAAAACGAAATAGTTACCGGATCACCGTCAGTTATGGATATGCGCACCATCTCGTTCTTGGGAGAGGCCTCCAGCGCATTGATAAGCAGCCCGGAAAAAAGCGAGTAAATCAATCTGTCCTCGCCGCAGACCAGCAGCCCCGAATTTTCATCGTCCTCCGCGCCGTTAACAGCGATGCTGATACCGACCTTGCCGGACGTGAACCTTGTACGGCTCTGGGCAACAACTGTCCGGGCAATCTCCGCAACATCGACCAGTACCGGGGAATAAACATATTTTCCGGTTTCCATCTTGAACATGTCCAGGGACATCTCGACCATGGCCAGCATGTTCCTGCCGGACTCCTCGATTATCCTGAGCAACCGCAGCTGGTCTTCCGTCAGGTTGTCGTCCATGCACAAGAGTCCCGGCAGACCGATAATCCCGTTGAGCGGGGTCTTCAGGTCATGACGCATAATGAGGTCCACGTCATTCTTCAGCTGTTCCAGTTCCTTCTTGTCGTTAATGTCTTCCTTAACGGCAACATAGCTGACAATCTTTCCATTGGAATCATATACCGGCGAAATGGATGCGGACTCCCAGTAAAGAGAACCGTCCTTGCGCCTGTTGGCAACTTCACCCCGCCAGGTTTCCCCGGAGGTGACTGTGTTCCACAGATTCTCGTAAAACTCTTCATCATGAATGCCGGATTTGAGGATACGCGGGTTGGCACCGATTGCTTCTTCCTTGGAATAACCGGTTTCAAATGAAAAATACGGGTTGACGTAACTTATGGTTCCCTCTGTATCCGTTATGACAACGGATACCGGAGCGTTTTCAATGGCTCTGGTCAGAACCTTGAGTTTTTCCTCACGCTCCTTGCGTTCCGTAATATCTATGGCAACGCCTTCAAATACATATTCATAGAGATCATAATCAAAAGTCATGTAACCGAAAATGGCCAGAAAACGCTCACTCCCATCCGGGGTCTCATATGAAATCTCGTACTCAGCGGTCTCGACATCACCGGCAAGGACTCTTTCGTTTGCCTCCAGAGCAACAGCCATGCTCTCCGGCTTTATATTCACCACATCACTCCATCTTCGTCCCAGTCCGTTTTCAGGAGGGCCGTAGCCGAGCATTTCAAATCCTTCGCTCAGCCGGATGAATTCACCGAAAATTGTGTGCGAGAAGAAAATAAACTTACTGCTGAGCTTTTTGGTTATATGGTCGAAACGGGTCTTTGACTCAACCAGTTCATTCTCAATCAGTTTCCTCTCGGTAATGTCGTGCACAGTTCCGTATGAACGTTCCGCTCGTCCGTCTTCGCCATAATCGAACCGCCCCTGCACGGAAACATATCTGACCTCACCGTCAGGCCTCACGATCCTGTGATCAATATGATAAGGCTCTCCGCTCTTCATGGAATCACGATAAGCCTCGTTGGCTACGCGGCGGTCAGCGTTATGGATACGTTTTAAAATTGTCCGTTGGGTAGGGACATCATACCCACTGATCAGCCCGAAAATCCTGTATGTTTCGTTGGACCACCATATCTTTTTATCCCGCAGGTCAACGCTCCAGTTGCCCAGATGGGCAATGGACTGGGCCTCATTCAGACTTTCCCTGCTCCGCTCAACCTCGGCATTTTTGCTGACGACCTTTACCGCTGCAAAAGACCCGCCGACAACGAGAAGCAGTATCACCAGATGAACCAGCGAAGAATTCGGAGGTAAATTGCTCCAGCCGTTCAAAGGAAGCGCCGCAATTTCCCAACTGCCCGAAGCAAGGGCTACCGGTTGCAGAACGGCTTTTGCCTCTGGATTGAAAAACTCGGGACCACCATAAAAAACAGCCCCCGAAGCCCCTTTTTCATCCACTCCGCGTATCGCCAGCCTTAGATTTCTGTTCGATTTTACTCCCGACTTAGCAAAAAGCAGATCGGCATCAATAACAGCTGAGACTATCCCCCAAAAAACCTCGCGCCTCTCCCCTCTCACAAACACCGGAACCCTTCCTACAAAGCCTTCCCCGCCGTGCGAAAATTTTACGGGACCGGCCATAATCATTTTTCCGGTCACTTCAGCCTGTTTGCATTTTTCCCATTGCTCAGGCTCCTTGCGGCAATCAAGCGCCAGAAACGCCTCGTTCCCTTTAAGAGGATGAACGTACCGGACAACATAATCAGGCGCCGCTGAAACATTGCGGATCTCATCGGAATTATACATCATTTCCTGAGAGTAATGATCGAAATCGGCTTTGGAAAAAGATGGGTTGAGGGAAATATAGTTGGCAAGACCTTGAATGATATAAAGATTACTGGCCACCTGTTTTTCTAATCTGGCCCTGATAACAGCGGTCTGCTGGTAAACATTCAATATCTGGTCGTTTCTGTAGCGCTGCAAAAGCTGATGCTGCAGGAATGCATCCAGCAGTATTGCAGTCAGAAATATTGCAGCCAGATATTTGGCGATTGACAGGGAGGTGTTTTTCATTAGGAATAATAGTGAGTTATCGACTCAAAAACGCCGGATTATCACTTTTCTTTCGCTTTGTATCAGCCTTCGTGTCCGGGCCGTCATGCCGCGAAAAAAAGGAAGTCCTTACTCTTTCAGAACAATTCCATATATCAAATTATAAAAACCTAGCCTAGCTCCGGATTGATGCTGCGGCTGCCGTTGAACACAACCTGCCACAACCTCTCAAAAGCGTGGCCGGTGTTGCGGGCATCTCCGGGGTCAGACTCGATAACACCCAGCGCTTTTTCATAAAAGTTCTTCGAACGGACGAGAATACGGTCCCTGCGGACCATGAATAATCCGGTGGCGGCACTTGCGATAAATTTTTCCGGAGGGGTGCGTTCAAAAAGTTTTTCATAAGTGTCTCCGACCGGGATATCACGCCCCCACCCGGCCCATTTACCTTTATTGGCCGGGTCGGCCATCTGGTGCGGTCTTCCGAGACGGTCACAGACAAGACGAAACCAGGCGAAACCCTTGAACGGGACATTGCGGTCAATGCAGTCCGCAATCAGTGAATTCAGCTTTGCGCAGTCCGCTCCTTCCTCCATATGGATAAAAGGAGCCCCCTGCAGAAAGACCAGAAATTCCGGAAAATCAGGATAGTTGCGCACAATGTGGGTCAGATAGGTATGGGACTCCCTTCCCACGTTGGGCAGAACCACGGCCCCTTCCACCGGACTCTCACCCTTATTGTACACCGTCGACGGACAGTCGAGAGCTTCAAGCCAGGAAAGCTCTTCGCTGTACCTTGCAATGACCGCGCTTACTTTTTCCCCGGAAAACTTCAAGAATTATCCCCGCTGCTGCATTCAAGGGACAACGGGCAGCTCCGCAGTACCAGAAAGCCGAGCAGCCCTGCCACCAGTGAAGCAGCCAGAATGCTGAACTTGGCATCCACGATGAACGGCGAGCTTTCTTCCCACGCCAGGGTGGCGATAAATATGGACATGGTAAAACCGATGCCGGCTAAAAGAGATGCCCCGAAAAAATGACCGGGAACCATGCTGCCAGGCATGTCCGCCACGCCGAGCTTTATGGCTATCCAACTTGCCAAACATATTCCTGCCGCCTTGCCGCCGATCAGCCCGAAAAAGATACCCATGCTCACAGGATGGAACAGATCAACTCCTCCGCCTCCGAAGTTTATCCCGGCATTGGCCAGAGCGAATACCGGCATAATCCCGAATGCGACCCAATAGTGCAGACCGTGCTCTATTCTCTTGAGTGGTGGAGCGGCCTTGATCACATCCCCGTGCATTGATCCGAGGGCGGAAAGCATACCCTTGTTTGAGAGGGTAACAGCGCCGCTTCCTGCCGCAGATTCATACTCGGAGACATGTCTGGTCATGGCTCCGACAAAATCGTTGCAGCATATTCTGGTGGAAGACGGAATGCTCATAGCTGCCAGCACACCGGCAACAGTGGCATGAACGCCGCTTTTCAGAAAAGCCAGCCACATCAGAACGCCGAGTACAAGATACGGCAGCGGAGACCTGACGCCCATGCGATTCAAAAAAAGCATTAAAACAAAGAACAGAAGTCCTACCCCGATTATCCAAACCGACACCCCTGTGGAGTA
This window harbors:
- a CDS encoding PAS domain S-box protein, with the protein product MKNTSLSIAKYLAAIFLTAILLDAFLQHQLLQRYRNDQILNVYQQTAVIRARLEKQVASNLYIIQGLANYISLNPSFSKADFDHYSQEMMYNSDEIRNVSAAPDYVVRYVHPLKGNEAFLALDCRKEPEQWEKCKQAEVTGKMIMAGPVKFSHGGEGFVGRVPVFVRGERREVFWGIVSAVIDADLLFAKSGVKSNRNLRLAIRGVDEKGASGAVFYGGPEFFNPEAKAVLQPVALASGSWEIAALPLNGWSNLPPNSSLVHLVILLLVVGGSFAAVKVVSKNAEVERSRESLNEAQSIAHLGNWSVDLRDKKIWWSNETYRIFGLISGYDVPTQRTILKRIHNADRRVANEAYRDSMKSGEPYHIDHRIVRPDGEVRYVSVQGRFDYGEDGRAERSYGTVHDITERKLIENELVESKTRFDHITKKLSSKFIFFSHTIFGEFIRLSEGFEMLGYGPPENGLGRRWSDVVNIKPESMAVALEANERVLAGDVETAEYEISYETPDGSERFLAIFGYMTFDYDLYEYVFEGVAIDITERKEREEKLKVLTRAIENAPVSVVITDTEGTISYVNPYFSFETGYSKEEAIGANPRILKSGIHDEEFYENLWNTVTSGETWRGEVANRRKDGSLYWESASISPVYDSNGKIVSYVAVKEDINDKKELEQLKNDVDLIMRHDLKTPLNGIIGLPGLLCMDDNLTEDQLRLLRIIEESGRNMLAMVEMSLDMFKMETGKYVYSPVLVDVAEIARTVVAQSRTRFTSGKVGISIAVNGAEDDENSGLLVCGEDRLIYSLFSGLLINALEASPKNEMVRISITDGDPVTISFCNKGAVPPEIRDTFFHKYVTSGKSSGTGLGTYSARLMAETMNYSISMETSDQKNETCITITVPRYRDGEDC
- a CDS encoding DUF3431 domain-containing protein, with amino-acid sequence MKFSGEKVSAVIARYSEELSWLEALDCPSTVYNKGESPVEGAVVLPNVGRESHTYLTHIVRNYPDFPEFLVFLQGAPFIHMEEGADCAKLNSLIADCIDRNVPFKGFAWFRLVCDRLGRPHQMADPANKGKWAGWGRDIPVGDTYEKLFERTPPEKFIASAATGLFMVRRDRILVRSKNFYEKALGVIESDPGDARNTGHAFERLWQVVFNGSRSINPELG
- the nhaA gene encoding Na+/H+ antiporter NhaA, whose translation is MSEKPLQAGTEQLAIDRMLQPFYEFVKVESSGGVVLIVATIIALIWANSPWGHLYEAFKNVPLTVGAGEFVLTKPAILWINDGLMAVFFFLVGLEIKREILVGELNSFRQASLPIFAAVGGMVVPAVVYALFNSGTSSADGWGIPMATDIAFSLGVLSMLGNRVPTSLKIFLTAVAIVDDIGAILVIAVFYSTGVSVWIIGVGLLFFVLMLFLNRMGVRSPLPYLVLGVLMWLAFLKSGVHATVAGVLAAMSIPSSTRICCNDFVGAMTRHVSEYESAAGSGAVTLSNKGMLSALGSMHGDVIKAAPPLKRIEHGLHYWVAFGIMPVFALANAGINFGGGGVDLFHPVSMGIFFGLIGGKAAGICLASWIAIKLGVADMPGSMVPGHFFGASLLAGIGFTMSIFIATLAWEESSPFIVDAKFSILAASLVAGLLGFLVLRSCPLSLECSSGDNS